In a single window of the Oryctolagus cuniculus chromosome 2, mOryCun1.1, whole genome shotgun sequence genome:
- the FBLN7 gene encoding fibulin-7 isoform X2, with translation MALGPLGVHTFWLSATASQSQPRDLLIFTVCGKQPHALDNGRSGVPSSGASAHRVTAASFLESGHLQTEQLGGSAPRLRCPRERDGSLPRDVSDCASQPCQNGGTCVEGANQYRCVCPPGRTGSRCQHQTQTAAPEGTAAGDSAFSRAPRCAQVERAQHCSCEAGFHLSGAAGGDGVCQDVNECELYGQEARPRLCMHACVNTPGSYRCTCPSGYRILADGKSCEDVDECAGPQSMCPQGTTCINTGGGFQCVSPECPEGSGNVSYVKTSPFQCERNPCPMDSRPCRHMPKTISFHYLSLPSNLRTPITLFRMATASAPGRPGPNSLRFGIGGGNSRGHFVMQRSDRQTGELILVQTLEGPQTLEVDVDMSEYQDRSFQANHVSKVTIFVSPYDF, from the exons ATGGCGCTGGGCCCCCTGGGTGTTCACACTTTTTGGCTCTCTGCCACAGCGTCACAGTCACAGCCCAGGGATCTGCTCATCTTCACGGTGTGCGGTAAGCAGCCTCATGCGCTGGACAATGGTAGATCCGGGGTTCCAAGTTCCGGGGCATCTGCGCACAGGGTCACCGCAGCTTCTTTCCTGGAAAGcggtcatctgcaaacagagcagctgggagggagTGCACCCAGGCTGCGCTGCCCGAGAGAGCGCGATGGCTCCTTGCCCAGGG ATGTCAGTGACTGCGCCAGCCAGCCCTGCCAAAACGGTGGAACGTGTGTAGAAGGAGCCAACCAGTACAGATGCGTTTGTCCTCCGGGAAGGACGGGGAGCCGGTGTCAGCACCAGACCCAGACCG CAGCCCCCGAGGGCACCGCGGCCGGCGACTCCGCCTTCAGCCGCGCGCCGCGCTGTGCGCAGGTGGAGCGGGCACAGCACTGCAGCTGCGAGGCCGGATTCCATCTGAGCGGCGCCGCGGGCGGCGACGGCGTCTGCCAGG ATGTGAATGAGTGTGAGCTCTACGGGCAAGAGGCGCGTCCCCGGCTCTGCATGCACGCCTGTGTGAACACCCCAGGCTCCTACCGTTGCACCTGCCCCAGTGGGTACCGGATCCTGGCTGATGGGAAGAGCTGTGAGG ATGTCGATGAGTGTGCTGGCCCGCAGTCCATGTGCCCCCAGGGGACCACGTGCAtcaacacaggtggaggcttccAGTGCGTCAGCCCCGAATGCCCCGAGGGCAGCGGCAACGTGAGCTACGTGAAGACGTCTCCATT CCAGTGTGAGCGAAACCCCTGCCCTATGGACAGCAGACCCTGCCGCCACATGCCCAAGACCATCTCCTTCCActacctctctctgccctccaacCTGAGGACGCCCATCACGCTCTTCCGCATGGCCACGGCCTCAGCCCCTGGCCGCCCTGGGCCCAACAGCCTGCGGTTTGGGATCGGGGGCGGGAACAGCCGCGGCCACTTCGTGATGCAGCGCTCCGACCGGCAGACTGGGGAGCTGATCCTCGTCCAGACCCTGGAGGGGCCACAGACGCTGGAGGTGGACGTTGACATGTCAGAGTATCAGGACCGCTCCTTCCAGGCCAACCACGTGTCCAAGGTCACCATCTTTGTGTCCCCCTATGACTTCTAA